A region from the Azospirillum fermentarium genome encodes:
- a CDS encoding sulfate/molybdate ABC transporter ATP-binding protein — MTIRVSGITKRFGSYTALDSVDLTVEPGELLALLGPSGSGKTTLLRILAGLEFPDSGRLELDGIDALEASPRERKVGFVFQHYALFRHMTVFDNVAFGLKIRPKPERLSDARIRQRVEELLELVQLAPFAGRYPTQLSGGQRQRVALARALAIEPKVLLLDEPFGALDAKVRKELRRWLRSLHQEMHITSVFVTHDQEEALELADRVVVMSQGRIEQIGTPDQVYDRPASRFVFDFLGQVNRLPCAVSGGVAHLAGGALSVPAVGEPSQGDAMAFLRPHDLGLVPDAGGLAQITDVTTVGPMARVELSLAGERLEAEMPRGQWAGLGLAAGARCGLAIDQVRVFPR, encoded by the coding sequence ATGACCATTCGTGTAAGCGGCATCACCAAGCGTTTCGGCTCCTACACCGCATTGGATTCGGTGGATCTGACGGTGGAGCCGGGCGAACTGCTGGCCCTGCTGGGACCGTCGGGGTCGGGCAAGACCACGCTGCTGCGCATCCTGGCCGGGCTGGAGTTTCCCGACAGCGGGCGGCTGGAGCTGGACGGCATCGACGCGCTGGAGGCCTCGCCGCGGGAACGCAAGGTGGGGTTCGTGTTCCAGCACTACGCCCTGTTCCGCCACATGACGGTGTTCGACAACGTGGCGTTCGGGCTGAAGATCCGCCCCAAGCCCGAGCGTCTGTCCGACGCCCGCATCCGCCAGCGGGTGGAGGAGTTGCTGGAGCTGGTGCAGCTCGCCCCCTTCGCCGGGCGCTACCCCACGCAGCTTTCCGGTGGCCAGCGCCAGCGCGTGGCCCTGGCCCGCGCGCTGGCCATCGAGCCCAAGGTGCTGCTGCTGGACGAGCCTTTCGGCGCACTGGACGCCAAGGTGCGCAAGGAGTTGCGCCGCTGGCTGCGGTCGCTGCACCAGGAGATGCACATCACCTCGGTCTTCGTCACCCACGACCAGGAAGAGGCGCTGGAGCTGGCCGACCGCGTGGTGGTGATGAGCCAGGGCCGCATCGAACAGATCGGCACCCCGGATCAGGTGTATGACCGCCCGGCCTCCCGCTTCGTCTTCGATTTCCTGGGGCAGGTGAACCGGCTGCCGTGCGCGGTATCGGGCGGGGTGGCGCATCTGGCCGGCGGCGCGCTGTCGGTGCCGGCGGTGGGGGAACCGTCCCAGGGGGATGCGATGGCCTTCCTGCGTCCCCACGACCTGGGGCTGGTGCCTGATGCCGGCGGTCTGGCCCAGATCACCGACGTCACCACCGTCGGTCCCATGGCGCGGGTGGAACTGTCCCTGGCCGGGGAACGGCTGGAGGCGGAAATGCCGCGGGGCCAATGGGCCGGGCTGGGGCTGGCCGCTGGGGCGCGCTGCGGTCTGGCGATCGATCAGGTGCGGGTGTTTCCCCGCTGA
- a CDS encoding pseudouridine synthase, translating to MSRVILVNKPYGVLPQFTDREQGRATLADLVPVPGVYPAGRLDRDSEGLMVLTDDGALTARIADPRYKRPKTYWVQVEGIPDAEALARLSAGVVLNDGPTLPARAVPMGEPEGLWPRDPPVRHRLSVPTSWIALTLTEGRNRQVRRMTAAVGFPTLRLIRWSVGDWTLEGLAPGQWREISVPSPDRPAVRRVPSPAPSSPAPKRSGPRRRGGPARPR from the coding sequence ATGAGCCGGGTGATTCTCGTCAACAAACCCTATGGCGTTTTGCCCCAGTTCACCGACCGGGAACAGGGGCGCGCCACCCTGGCCGATCTGGTGCCGGTGCCGGGCGTCTATCCCGCCGGGCGGCTGGACCGCGACAGCGAAGGGCTGATGGTGCTGACCGACGACGGCGCCCTGACCGCCCGCATCGCCGATCCCCGCTACAAGCGGCCCAAGACCTATTGGGTGCAAGTGGAGGGTATCCCCGATGCCGAGGCTTTGGCCCGGCTGTCGGCGGGGGTGGTGCTGAACGACGGCCCCACCCTGCCCGCCCGCGCCGTGCCCATGGGCGAACCGGAAGGGCTGTGGCCCCGCGACCCGCCGGTGCGCCACCGGCTGAGCGTCCCCACATCATGGATCGCGCTGACCCTGACCGAAGGGCGCAACCGGCAGGTCCGCCGCATGACCGCCGCCGTCGGTTTCCCCACCCTGCGCCTGATCCGCTGGTCGGTGGGCGACTGGACATTGGAGGGGCTGGCCCCCGGCCAATGGCGGGAAATCAGCGTTCCCAGCCCCGATCGCCCGGCCGTCCGGCGCGTGCCCTCCCCCGCCCCGTCATCCCCGGCGCCCAAGCGTTCCGGCCCCCGCCGCCGGGGTGGTCCTGCCCGCCCCCGATAA
- a CDS encoding methyl-accepting chemotaxis protein — translation MAALLNRLRLATRVTLTTVISLLALSALISVLVSATLSSHLSQQAVERLDQNIRALREMTLARGGTFRVEDGALWLGDTRLNDDNAPLERFTAAVGGVATIFQGDTRIATTIINNGKRAVGTKLAAGPVHDAVLGAGTSYRGETAILGKQYLTAYDPIRDDSGRVVGIFFVGIEKDQFMTVVGALEQRIVIAAGAATAVIAVLVLLVMTLTFRPFAALRAVMLRISDGDAHADVPCLTRGDELGDMARTVAVFRDNLRRFDAMRAEQEEHERRAIQDRKRAMLAMADTMEARVKGMISTIGRQIENLHMASGSLSSEAEQTSVQSTTAASTTEQTSSNVQTVAAATEELNAASHEIGRQVERSTDVARTAAEQVANTDTVIQGLANAAGRIGEVVDLIRDIATQTNLLALNATIEAARAGEAGKGFAVVAHEVKTLSGQTAKSTDEIAAQIGVVQAETEKAIRTIQSITSTVQQVHHSSSSIAAAIHEQHAAISEISRNVQQAAGGTEEIRRHIADVSVGAQGTLQAATIVSGAADELVRQSEALEHEVEHFLDDIRRTNRLDAA, via the coding sequence ATGGCCGCGTTGCTCAACCGTCTCCGCCTTGCCACCCGCGTCACGCTCACCACGGTCATCAGCCTGCTGGCCCTGTCGGCGCTGATCTCCGTTCTGGTGTCGGCCACCCTGTCCAGCCATCTGTCGCAGCAGGCGGTGGAGCGGCTGGACCAGAACATCCGTGCGCTGCGGGAAATGACACTGGCCCGCGGCGGCACGTTCCGCGTCGAGGACGGGGCGCTGTGGCTGGGGGACACCCGGCTGAACGACGACAACGCGCCGCTGGAACGCTTCACCGCCGCCGTGGGCGGGGTGGCGACCATCTTCCAGGGGGACACCCGCATCGCCACCACCATCATCAACAACGGCAAGCGCGCGGTGGGCACCAAGCTGGCCGCCGGGCCGGTCCATGACGCCGTTCTGGGCGCCGGCACCTCCTACCGCGGCGAGACGGCGATCCTGGGCAAGCAGTACCTGACCGCCTATGACCCCATCCGCGACGACAGCGGGCGGGTGGTCGGCATCTTCTTCGTCGGCATCGAAAAGGACCAGTTCATGACCGTGGTGGGGGCGCTGGAGCAGCGGATCGTCATCGCCGCCGGGGCCGCCACCGCCGTTATCGCCGTGCTGGTCCTGCTGGTTATGACGCTGACCTTCCGTCCCTTCGCCGCCCTGCGCGCGGTGATGCTGCGCATTTCCGACGGCGACGCCCACGCCGACGTGCCGTGCCTGACCCGCGGTGACGAGCTGGGCGACATGGCCCGCACGGTGGCGGTGTTCCGCGACAACCTGCGCCGTTTCGATGCCATGCGCGCCGAACAGGAAGAGCACGAACGCCGCGCCATCCAGGACCGCAAGCGCGCCATGCTGGCCATGGCCGACACCATGGAAGCGCGGGTGAAGGGCATGATCTCCACCATCGGGCGGCAGATCGAGAACCTGCACATGGCTTCGGGTTCCCTGTCGTCGGAGGCGGAGCAGACCAGCGTGCAGAGCACCACCGCCGCCAGCACCACCGAACAAACCTCGTCCAACGTGCAGACCGTGGCCGCGGCGACCGAGGAACTCAACGCCGCCTCCCACGAGATCGGGCGGCAGGTGGAACGCTCCACCGACGTGGCCCGCACGGCGGCCGAACAGGTGGCCAACACCGACACCGTCATCCAGGGGCTGGCCAACGCCGCCGGCCGCATCGGCGAGGTGGTGGACCTGATCCGCGACATCGCCACCCAGACCAACCTGCTGGCGCTGAACGCCACCATCGAGGCGGCCCGTGCGGGCGAGGCCGGCAAGGGATTCGCCGTCGTCGCCCACGAGGTGAAAACCCTGTCGGGCCAGACCGCCAAATCCACCGATGAAATCGCCGCCCAGATCGGCGTGGTGCAGGCGGAAACCGAAAAGGCCATCCGCACCATCCAAAGCATCACCTCCACCGTGCAGCAGGTCCACCACTCCTCCTCCTCCATCGCCGCGGCGATCCACGAACAGCACGCCGCCATTTCCGAGATCAGCCGCAACGTGCAGCAGGCCGCCGGCGGCACCGAAGAGATCCGCCGCCACATCGCCGACGTGTCGGTGGGCGCCCAGGGCACGCTGCAGGCCGCCACCATCGTGTCCGGCGCCGCCGACGAGCTGGTCCGCCAGTCCGAAGCCCTGGAGCACGAGGTCGAGCATTTCCTCGACGACATCCGCCGGACGAACCGTTTGGATGCCGCGTGA
- a CDS encoding sensor domain-containing phosphodiesterase: protein MLDRDRFIAFAFATAHLLLETDNGGRITFAAGARCGLAERTTEDLVGKTLFDLIPEEEHTYFRLLMNRLMERGKLDPTHVVFRTAAGQRFSSLIGGCRLPSYVDRCFFGLSIATRSPDRPAGHCLTDLAAFTASLAGRLTASDAVERNQALSMILIEGLAPWTLNDPTLREGLEAYLLSVSSDGDAAVRVDDERYAVLHPEDLTLEEIRGDIGRLLTDRGAHALKDALQVWQVPASAPESAGTNPRDKAPVTDIARALAHTLQAFTGAAPEDLDAAGPQLIHTLNTTIARVQQARAVIEARDFELVFQPVINLITRRPQIAEALLRVSNTPSPRPFLSFAEEVGLIVDLDRLVCRAALDALADAQRQGQSALDVSVNLSPISLNNPRFLEQLEAILLSYGPLARKLMIEVTESAALGQLDSLNRVLGRLRRLGVRVCLDDIGQGATPFLSLNALHVDFAKIDGRLLAGAMAGGRELALLRSVSEIAGHSGIELIGEQVETDEQRQFLRANGIRYGQGFLFGAPGPTLPEGTPPAPLRKNMRRRGEEETWL, encoded by the coding sequence GTGCTCGACCGCGACCGTTTCATCGCCTTTGCCTTCGCAACGGCTCATTTGTTGCTGGAAACCGACAACGGTGGGCGAATCACCTTTGCCGCCGGAGCGCGGTGCGGGCTTGCCGAACGGACCACCGAGGATCTGGTGGGCAAAACCCTGTTCGACCTGATCCCTGAGGAAGAACACACCTATTTCCGGCTGCTGATGAACCGGCTGATGGAACGGGGCAAGCTGGACCCCACGCACGTGGTGTTCCGCACCGCCGCCGGACAGCGGTTCTCGTCGCTGATCGGCGGGTGCCGGCTGCCCAGCTATGTGGACCGTTGTTTCTTCGGCCTGTCCATCGCCACCCGGTCGCCCGACCGGCCGGCGGGGCACTGCCTGACCGATCTCGCCGCCTTTACCGCATCGCTGGCCGGGCGCCTGACCGCCAGCGACGCGGTGGAGCGCAACCAGGCCCTATCGATGATTCTGATCGAAGGGCTGGCCCCGTGGACCCTGAACGATCCCACGCTGCGCGAGGGGTTGGAAGCCTATCTGCTGTCGGTGTCGTCCGACGGCGATGCGGCGGTGCGGGTGGATGACGAACGCTACGCCGTCCTTCACCCCGAAGACCTGACATTGGAGGAGATCCGCGGCGACATCGGCCGGCTGCTGACCGACCGCGGCGCCCACGCTCTGAAGGACGCTTTGCAGGTGTGGCAGGTGCCGGCCTCCGCGCCTGAAAGCGCCGGGACGAACCCGCGCGACAAGGCGCCGGTGACCGATATCGCCCGCGCGCTGGCCCACACGCTCCAGGCGTTCACCGGGGCGGCGCCGGAGGATCTGGACGCCGCCGGGCCGCAACTGATCCACACCCTCAACACCACCATCGCACGGGTGCAGCAGGCGCGCGCGGTCATCGAGGCCCGCGATTTCGAACTGGTGTTTCAGCCGGTCATCAACCTGATCACCCGCCGTCCCCAGATCGCCGAAGCGCTGTTGAGGGTGAGCAACACCCCCAGCCCCCGCCCCTTCCTGTCCTTCGCCGAAGAGGTCGGGCTGATCGTCGATCTCGACCGTCTGGTCTGCCGTGCCGCCCTGGACGCCCTGGCCGACGCGCAGCGCCAGGGGCAGAGCGCCCTGGACGTATCGGTCAATCTGTCGCCCATCTCGCTGAACAACCCGCGCTTTCTGGAACAGCTGGAGGCGATCCTGCTCTCCTATGGTCCCCTGGCCCGCAAGCTGATGATCGAGGTGACGGAATCCGCCGCCCTGGGCCAACTGGACAGCCTGAACCGGGTGCTGGGGCGCCTGCGGCGGCTGGGGGTGCGGGTGTGCCTGGACGACATCGGTCAGGGCGCGACACCGTTCCTGTCGCTGAACGCCCTGCATGTGGATTTCGCCAAGATCGACGGGCGTCTGCTGGCCGGCGCCATGGCCGGAGGACGGGAATTGGCCCTGCTGCGGTCGGTGTCGGAAATCGCCGGCCATTCGGGGATCGAGCTGATCGGGGAACAGGTGGAAACCGACGAGCAGCGCCAGTTCCTGCGCGCCAACGGCATCCGCTATGGCCAGGGCTTCCTGTTCGGCGCTCCCGGCCCCACCCTTCCCGAAGGCACGCCCCCGGCCCCTCTGCGCAAGAACATGCGCCGCCGCGGGGAAGAGGAGACGTGGCTGTAG
- a CDS encoding MarR family winged helix-turn-helix transcriptional regulator, with amino-acid sequence MDHCVVPLLSAAATAQTLAQVLRALWGMGFSRGLNPAQWAALRYIAGAAPGPCSVIAFARHHGTTKGTASQTVAALEKKGLITRVRDEGDRRSVRLRATAVGLALLEHDPLHELTAAIGLLAPEQQNGLAAAVSEVLSHLHARRAASPSIPHNRDQRGNTRT; translated from the coding sequence ATGGATCATTGTGTTGTTCCACTTCTCAGCGCCGCCGCCACAGCCCAGACCCTGGCACAGGTGCTGCGCGCCCTGTGGGGGATGGGGTTTTCCCGCGGACTGAACCCGGCGCAATGGGCGGCATTGCGCTACATCGCCGGAGCGGCACCGGGGCCGTGCAGCGTCATCGCCTTCGCCCGCCACCACGGCACCACCAAGGGCACGGCCAGCCAGACCGTGGCAGCGTTGGAGAAAAAGGGGCTGATCACCCGCGTGCGGGATGAGGGGGACCGGCGCAGCGTCCGTCTGCGCGCCACCGCCGTGGGGCTGGCGCTGCTGGAACATGATCCCTTGCATGAGTTGACCGCGGCGATCGGGCTGCTGGCCCCGGAACAGCAAAACGGGCTGGCAGCGGCGGTGTCGGAGGTGTTGAGCCACCTCCACGCCCGCCGGGCCGCCAGCCCGTCCATTCCGCACAACAGGGATCAGCGGGGAAACACCCGCACCTGA
- the cysW gene encoding sulfate ABC transporter permease subunit CysW: MSVDHQASVEHQAAGLAVGAASAPLAVKVRRPALAESLWVRRGLIAAALVFLALFLLLPLVAVFAQAFQKGFAAYWDALVEPDAAAAIKLTLLVAVIAVPLNLVFGVAASWCIAKFDFRGKHLLTTLIDLPFSVSPVISGMVFVLLFGLHGVFGPFLKSQGIQIVFALPGLVLATVFVTFPFVARELIPLMQEQGCDEEEAALVLGASGWQTFWHVTLPNIKWGLLYGVLLCNARAMGEFGAVSVVSGHIRGETNTMPLHVEILYNEYNFVAAFAVASLLALLALVTLAAKTALEWRFGAELAALKRH, from the coding sequence ATGTCCGTTGATCATCAGGCGTCCGTCGAGCATCAGGCGGCGGGTCTGGCCGTCGGGGCCGCGTCGGCTCCCTTGGCGGTCAAGGTGCGGCGGCCCGCTCTGGCCGAATCGCTGTGGGTGCGGCGGGGGCTGATCGCCGCGGCGCTGGTGTTTCTGGCGCTGTTCCTGTTGCTGCCCCTGGTGGCGGTGTTCGCCCAGGCGTTCCAGAAAGGATTTGCCGCCTATTGGGACGCGCTGGTGGAGCCGGACGCGGCGGCGGCGATCAAGCTGACGCTGCTGGTGGCGGTCATCGCCGTGCCGCTCAATCTGGTGTTCGGCGTGGCGGCGTCGTGGTGCATCGCCAAGTTCGATTTCCGCGGCAAGCATCTGCTGACCACGCTGATCGACCTGCCGTTTTCGGTGTCGCCGGTGATTTCCGGCATGGTGTTCGTGCTGCTGTTCGGATTGCACGGGGTCTTCGGGCCGTTCCTGAAATCCCAGGGCATCCAGATCGTGTTCGCCTTGCCGGGGCTGGTGCTGGCCACCGTCTTCGTCACCTTCCCCTTCGTCGCCCGCGAACTGATCCCGCTGATGCAGGAGCAGGGATGCGACGAGGAAGAGGCGGCCCTGGTGCTGGGGGCCAGCGGGTGGCAGACCTTCTGGCACGTGACCCTGCCCAACATCAAATGGGGCCTGCTGTACGGCGTTCTGCTGTGCAACGCGCGGGCGATGGGTGAATTCGGGGCGGTGTCGGTGGTATCGGGCCATATCCGCGGCGAGACCAACACCATGCCGCTCCATGTGGAAATTCTTTACAACGAATACAACTTTGTGGCGGCGTTCGCCGTGGCCTCGCTGCTGGCGTTGCTGGCTCTGGTGACGCTGGCGGCCAAGACGGCGCTGGAATGGCGGTTCGGGGCCGAACTGGCGGCCTTGAAGCGGCACTGA
- the cysT gene encoding sulfate ABC transporter permease subunit CysT: protein MAGAVGWQFRRPSVLPGFGVTLGITLTWLSLIVLVPLAALAVKASGLGWSGFWSVATDSRVLAAFRVSFGLSLAAAAVNAVFGLLVAWVLVRYRFPGKRLVDALIDLPFALPTAVAGIALTSLYAPNGWIGAPLMEWFGLRVAFSPIGIAVALIFVGLPFVVRTVEPVLQEMPPEEEEAAACLGASRIQTVWHVVLPSIFPALMTGFALAFARGVGEYGSVIFIAGNMPGLTEIVPLLIVIKLEQFDYAGAAAVGVLMLLASFALLLVLNLLQSWMRARHVR from the coding sequence ATGGCTGGGGCCGTCGGTTGGCAGTTTCGGCGGCCCAGCGTCCTGCCCGGTTTCGGGGTGACGCTGGGCATTACGCTGACGTGGCTGAGCCTGATCGTGCTGGTGCCGCTGGCGGCGCTGGCGGTGAAGGCGTCGGGGCTGGGCTGGTCCGGATTCTGGTCGGTGGCGACCGATTCCCGCGTTCTGGCCGCCTTCCGCGTCAGCTTCGGCCTGTCTCTGGCGGCCGCAGCGGTCAACGCCGTGTTCGGGTTGCTGGTGGCGTGGGTTCTGGTGCGCTACCGCTTTCCGGGCAAACGGCTGGTGGATGCGCTGATCGACCTGCCGTTCGCCCTGCCCACGGCGGTGGCGGGCATCGCGCTGACCTCGCTCTATGCGCCCAACGGCTGGATCGGGGCGCCGCTGATGGAATGGTTCGGTCTCCGGGTCGCCTTTTCCCCCATCGGCATTGCGGTGGCGCTGATCTTCGTCGGCCTGCCGTTCGTGGTGCGCACGGTGGAGCCGGTGCTCCAGGAAATGCCGCCCGAGGAGGAAGAGGCCGCGGCCTGTCTCGGCGCCTCGCGCATACAGACCGTGTGGCATGTGGTGCTGCCCTCCATTTTTCCGGCGCTGATGACCGGATTTGCGCTGGCCTTTGCCCGCGGAGTGGGGGAATACGGGTCGGTCATCTTCATCGCCGGCAACATGCCGGGGCTGACGGAGATCGTGCCGCTGCTGATCGTCATCAAACTGGAACAGTTCGATTACGCCGGGGCCGCGGCGGTGGGGGTGCTGATGCTGCTGGCGTCCTTCGCCCTGCTGCTGGTCCTGAACCTGCTGCAATCGTGGATGAGGGCGCGCCATGTCCGTTGA
- a CDS encoding methyl-accepting chemotaxis protein: MDSLSSPRRRSLQRQFMALVAVGIVFLSCGAVGAIGWLQQSQMMHNIEAFSRNELGSLHALIVSVMAKRVEDPEDVGISVFNNWFKQRNSDYPGELWSTWSPAVTRYMHDSAPGTPPKRPQDAIDEEALRTGTVVGRVEGDSYRMALPIVLGVTPGADQEVCFSCHGAMGLQKGDVIAVLSSRLTLSAERDRLFAILAALVGGGVGLTVLGMLAVRLLLARLVTGPVSAMTRSMDRLAAGDLDCPVEGTGRGDEIGAMARALTVFRANALEKHRLEGEQAREAAARNERMTRIEGLVRRFEETVAQVLATLATSTQRLHGTARSMTETADVASERSDRTAEAATTASGSVQAVFAAADQLASSIRCIGDEVTRSAQVSKEAVAGASRSAERVRALEDAARQVGSIVDLINGIAEQTNLLALNATIEAARAGEAGKGFAVVAGEVKQLASQTMAATRDIMDRVNAIGTETAHAVDAVNDIASTIQTIDGALASIASSVEQQDSATRDIAASSQRAAAGTIAVSDNIRVVVSSIHKVDEVGHALTGVIEDLATQAQTLRQEVDRFLSGIRTA; encoded by the coding sequence ATGGACAGCCTCTCCTCCCCCCGCCGCCGGTCGCTTCAGCGTCAGTTCATGGCTCTGGTGGCCGTGGGCATCGTGTTTCTTTCCTGCGGCGCCGTCGGGGCCATCGGCTGGCTCCAGCAGTCGCAGATGATGCACAACATCGAGGCTTTCTCCCGCAACGAACTGGGCTCCCTCCACGCCCTGATCGTCAGCGTGATGGCCAAACGGGTGGAGGATCCCGAGGATGTGGGAATCTCCGTCTTCAACAACTGGTTCAAGCAGCGCAACAGCGACTATCCCGGCGAATTGTGGAGCACGTGGTCGCCGGCGGTGACCCGCTACATGCACGACAGCGCTCCCGGCACACCGCCCAAGCGCCCCCAAGACGCCATCGACGAGGAGGCGCTGCGCACCGGCACCGTGGTCGGCCGGGTCGAAGGGGACAGCTACCGCATGGCCCTGCCCATCGTTCTGGGCGTGACGCCCGGCGCGGACCAGGAGGTGTGCTTCTCCTGCCATGGCGCCATGGGGCTGCAAAAGGGCGACGTGATCGCCGTGCTGTCCAGCCGCCTGACCCTGAGCGCGGAGCGGGACCGGCTGTTCGCCATCCTGGCGGCCCTGGTGGGCGGCGGTGTGGGGCTGACCGTTCTGGGAATGCTGGCGGTGCGGCTGCTGCTGGCCCGTCTGGTGACCGGACCGGTGTCGGCCATGACCCGCAGCATGGACCGTCTGGCCGCGGGTGATCTGGATTGCCCGGTGGAGGGCACCGGACGCGGTGACGAGATCGGCGCCATGGCCCGCGCGCTGACCGTGTTCCGCGCCAACGCCCTGGAAAAGCATCGTCTGGAAGGCGAACAGGCCCGCGAGGCGGCGGCCCGCAACGAACGCATGACCCGCATCGAGGGGCTGGTCCGCCGGTTCGAGGAAACCGTGGCCCAGGTGCTGGCGACGCTGGCCACCTCCACCCAGCGGCTGCACGGCACGGCGCGCAGCATGACCGAGACCGCCGATGTGGCGAGCGAACGGTCCGACCGCACGGCGGAGGCCGCGACCACCGCCAGCGGCAGCGTGCAGGCGGTGTTCGCCGCCGCCGACCAGTTGGCGTCCTCCATCCGCTGCATCGGGGATGAGGTCACCCGCTCCGCCCAGGTGTCGAAAGAGGCGGTGGCCGGCGCCAGCCGTTCCGCCGAACGGGTCCGCGCGCTGGAAGACGCCGCCCGGCAGGTGGGCAGCATCGTCGATCTGATCAACGGCATCGCCGAGCAGACCAACCTCCTGGCGCTGAACGCCACCATCGAGGCCGCCCGCGCCGGGGAAGCCGGCAAGGGGTTCGCCGTGGTGGCGGGCGAGGTGAAGCAGCTCGCCTCCCAGACCATGGCCGCCACCCGCGACATCATGGACCGGGTGAACGCCATCGGCACCGAAACCGCCCATGCGGTGGATGCGGTGAACGACATCGCCTCCACCATCCAGACCATCGACGGGGCGCTGGCCTCCATCGCCTCGTCGGTCGAGCAGCAGGATTCCGCCACCCGCGACATCGCCGCCAGCAGCCAGCGCGCCGCCGCGGGCACCATCGCGGTCAGCGACAACATCCGCGTGGTCGTCTCCTCCATCCACAAGGTGGACGAGGTTGGGCACGCCCTGACCGGCGTGATCGAGGATCTGGCCACCCAGGCCCAGACCCTGCGGCAGGAGGTTGACCGCTTCCTGTCCGGCATCCGCACGGCCTGA
- a CDS encoding C40 family peptidase, producing MTASPDPRRTPWRPDLAAAHLRGAVESARFVPGTPHHVTAGTVTLRGAPDETARQTSELLYGEGFTVYDRQAGWAWGQGARDGYVGWTRDSALTPGAPAAATHVVTALRSFLFPLPDLKAPVTDALPLGAEVTVVEESGAYRRLADGGWVFARHLAPVGSTEPDPVAVAERLLGVPYLWGGRTPLGIDCSGLVQLGLHRAGLPCPRDSDMQRGEVGTWLSADGAGVDYRRGDILFFPGHVGFMLDGTALLHATAHTMTVTVEPLADVAARAGGITGVRRLG from the coding sequence ATGACGGCATCCCCCGATCCCCGCCGCACCCCCTGGCGCCCCGACCTCGCCGCCGCCCATCTGCGGGGTGCGGTGGAATCCGCCCGTTTCGTGCCCGGCACGCCCCACCATGTCACCGCCGGCACCGTCACCCTGCGCGGAGCCCCGGACGAGACCGCCCGCCAGACCTCCGAGCTTTTGTATGGGGAGGGGTTCACCGTCTACGACCGTCAGGCCGGCTGGGCCTGGGGCCAGGGAGCACGCGACGGCTATGTGGGCTGGACGCGGGACTCCGCCCTGACCCCCGGTGCGCCCGCCGCCGCCACCCATGTGGTCACCGCGCTGCGCAGCTTCCTCTTTCCCCTTCCCGACCTGAAGGCGCCGGTCACCGATGCCCTGCCCCTGGGGGCCGAGGTGACGGTGGTGGAGGAATCGGGCGCGTACCGCCGGCTGGCCGACGGCGGCTGGGTCTTCGCCCGCCACCTCGCCCCCGTCGGCAGCACCGAGCCGGACCCGGTGGCGGTGGCCGAACGTCTGCTGGGCGTTCCCTATCTGTGGGGCGGGCGCACGCCGCTGGGCATCGACTGTTCCGGGCTGGTCCAGCTTGGCCTGCACCGCGCCGGCCTTCCCTGCCCCCGCGACAGCGACATGCAGCGGGGGGAGGTGGGGACGTGGCTGTCCGCCGACGGCGCCGGGGTCGATTACCGCCGCGGCGACATTCTGTTCTTTCCCGGCCATGTGGGCTTCATGCTGGACGGGACGGCCCTGCTGCACGCCACCGCCCACACCATGACCGTCACCGTGGAACCGCTGGCCGACGTGGCCGCGCGGGCCGGCGGCATCACCGGCGTGCGCCGGCTGGGGTGA